From the Candidatus Obscuribacterales bacterium genome, the window ACTCGTAACGACTACGCCTAATATAGCATGGGACTGGGATACAGCGATCGCCTCCCAGGAGAGTCCGGGAAGCGACTCTGGCGATCATGCTCGCTACTCTTCCTTAGTTTTGCGGCGTTCTGCAAGCTGCAGCAGCAGGGCGGCGTGCACCTCGCGGGTGATGGGGTAGAAATAGGTCAGCACAATACCACCTAGCAGGCAAAGCGCTGGCAGGGGAGCGATCGCCATGCGGATGGCCCACTGGGCCGTCTCCGATTGTTCTGGCGCACCACCGATATAGCCCGACCACTCCAGCGCCTGCCCCACCACCCAGAGCCCAGCCGCCAGACCAATCTTTTGCAGCAGCACCATAAAGGCGTAGAAAATACCCTCCCGCCGCTGTCCAGTATTCAGCTCATCCAGTTCAATCACATCAGGCAGCAGCGACCAGGGAATCAGGTAGGCGGTTGACACCCCAAAGCCTGCCATAATCGCCAGTCCATACATCAAGCCCATCTGCCCCGGCTGTAGAAAAAAGAGGCCGACTTGCGCGATCAACCAAAGACTCATGCCGATGAAATAGACCGCCTGTTTGCCAATCCGTTCGCTGACGGCACTCCAGACAAAGAGCATAATCAGCGCCGTCCCTTGCACCGCCAGGATCACCACGTTGGATACCTGATCCGACATGAATAGGCAGCTCACCACAAAAAACTTGAGGATGGATGCCGTCACCTGCACCGCTAGCCAGGAACAGAGATAGATACCAATAACAAACAGAAAAGGTCGATTGCTGAAGGCAATTTTGACCTGATCAAAAAATGGCGTGGTGGGCATCGCGGTGGTGGCATTGCTGAGCGATCGCAACCCCCGCTCCTTGGTGCCAAAAAAGCACCAGAAAATGGGCAGCACCGCAATTACCGCGCAGACACCGCCGATAATTAGATAGCGATATTGCAGGTCATCGGGCGTGACGGCGCTAATGGCAATCACCAGCAGCACAGACAGAATGCTACCGCCAATGGAAAAGGCAAAGCGAAAGCTATTGAGATTCGTCCGTTCGTTGTAGTCTTGGGTGAGTTCAGGCGTGAGGGCCGTGTAGGGCAGGTTCACGGTGGTGTAGGCCAGGTGAAACAGGATACCGATGGTCACGTAGTAGGCAAACAGCAGCCATTGATTGGTGGCCGGATCGGTACTGAACTGGGGCACAATCCACAGGAGAAAAAAGAACACTCCAAAGGGAATCGCTCCCGCCAGCATCCAGGGATAGCGTCGTCCCAAGCGCGATTGGGTGCGATCGCTCATCACGCCGATAATCGGGTCATTGATGGCATCTGAAATTTTGCCAATCGTCAACACCCAGGCCGCCAACCCCGGCGGCAACCCCGCCACCTCGGTAAAGAAAAACAGCAAAAAGAAGATGAGAACATTAGCCGTGATCGCGGTTCCCAAATCACCGGCCCCGTAGGCCAGCTTGGTGCGAAAGGGCAAGCGATCAGCTAGAGGCGGACTGGGATGCTGCACCATAATCTATCCGCCCTGACGCGGCGATCGCGCCTGTTTAACCATGGCAATCAACGTTTGGTGGGCATCTTCTGAGTCCTGCAGCGTGTGGTCAAACGTGACCCGCACCGGCACCGTATCCTCGGCCACCTGGGCGCTTAGATCCATCCCCGTGGGATCAATGCGCAGGAGTTCTGCTGCCGTCGCATCCGCCACGCCGCCAAAGACCTGGGCGTAGAGTTTCACCGCCTCGCTATGGTCTTCGTTCATGTGTTTACAGATGCGATCGCTCACCTCTGTGGTCAACAAATCTGCCATGATGGTTCGTCTCCTTTCCCCGTGATCATCCATGATTAACGATTCATTCAGGCATCCAACCTTCATCTAGGCGTCAGACATTAGCCCGAATGAACCATGGGGCGATCGCCCCCCAATGTCCTGAACTCAACTTTCTGATTGGCTGACCAATCTTTCCCTCTCATGCCCCAGCCCCTTTTTCCACAAAGGTTTCAGGTGTTTTCAAAGCCCCTCTACCTTCCTGGGAGAAGGGTTTGGGGTGAGGGTCTTCGAGCGTTTTCTATCAACCCTCTCAACTCTAGACCAGTTGTTGGTTTTGCAGCAAAAATGCCACCATGCGAAAGAGACTGAGGGCAATAAAGGACAGCAAAACCACACTGAGAGCAATATTTAAGGCATTTTTTAACGTATTCATCGTAAAACCTAGAGCATGGGATTTATCCCTCACTCTAGCAGGCTTCTCAGCGTTATCCCTACAGGGTCTCTATTGTCCCAACCGGTGTAGACAGCAGGGGGGCGATCGCCTAACGATTGCCAGCCTCAGCCAACGCCGTTTGACTATTCTCTTGATAGAGCCGCACCCGACTTTGGGCCGTTTCATAGCGTGGATCGTCCACATCCACTTGGTTCATCAAGTCAGCCGCCCGCTGCCAGCGGGCCGCTAGCTCTAGCCATTCTGCCGCAGACTGAGCTTCACCGCCAGCCTCGGCCGCTTGCTGAGCTAGGTCAACCGCTTGGGCAAAGGGATCGAAGGCTGGAGGCTCAGGGGGCATGGTTGGTTCAGGCTCACTCGCTCCTGTTTCAACCGGCTCAACCTCCGGCTCAACCTCCTCCGGCTCCCCCGTCAACACCGTCTGCACCTGATTGGCCCAGCCTAGCCCTAACCATTTCGACACCGCCCAACCCAGCACCACCACCAGCAGGCTGAGACTAACGCCCCCAACAATACCTCGCCAAAATCCTTGATCGGATTTCTTGGCTGCCTTAGGCAAGGTTGACCGCGTCGAGGAGCGATCGTGCTTCATGTCCTGCAGCCATCGCTGAATAGGATTGGGCGATCGCAGCCGAATCTCCTGAGACCACAGCAGCTTATCCGGCTCCCGGCGAATTTCATCGAGCCACAGCAACTGCTGCTCTTGCACCAAACGGCTGTGCATACTCACCCGGCGAATACTGCGAGGAGACATTGCCTCCAACATGCTCTTCACCCGTTCAACCAGCACTGTCTGGTCAAGCTGATCGATCGTGGCAGCTTCACACAAGAGCTGTAGCTTATTATCTTCAAACACAGCTCGAACTCTGACGCCAGAGTCCGCCAATTTTTCATTCAAAATTTGGATAATCGCGGCTACGCTGCCCTGTCGAGCTTGGTAGGCGATGTTGTCTATTGGATCTACCATCGTTCGCCCTACATTCAATGGGGAGATGAGCCCTGAATTCAGGTTTGGGTGAAAACCCTCCATAGTCTGACAGGAGACGGCCGCGATCGCAGCAGTAACCTCTCTAAAACCCGTGTGCCTATTCTTGCATCCGTAGTGGAACACCTGTGATGCTTAGAAGCAGATGAGCGCTACTCGCTTAAAAAGCTTAGCCTAGCGCGGCACATTTCTAGACATGCTTCCTATTCAGGGGTGGACACCCTCAGGTGGAAAAGACCGTCCCAGCCTGTGTCATCCCTAGTGTATGCGAGGCTTGAAGTGATAGCACGCCATGATTCTCAGGCAAAACACTCGCCAGAATCTAGCTACAGTTCCCTTCAAGACCTCTACGAGTTCAAGGACTACGCTGGCTGAGGGAAGCCGTTTGTCCTGAGGACAGGCTACGCCAACGTGAAACATCTCCCAAAGAGAGAAAGCCAAAACCCATCCCAGTTCCCCTCAAGACCTACGCTGGCTGAGGGAAGCCAAAGCCCCACCGCTCCCTAGCCCCTTTGGAGCAGCTACGCCAATGGCTTCGCTCAGGGAACACTAGTTTAGGGAACATTAAGTTTAGACGTGACAGACTATCACCCCAAAGGCTATGACTATCCACTAGGGTTATGACTCTTGTTTCAATTAATGCGGATGGCGAGAATCGAACTCGCAAGGCATTCGCCACACGCCCCTCAAGCGTGCGTGTCTACCAATTCCACCACATCCGCCTATGTTTCTAGCCTACTCTTAACCAGTTAGAATTGACTAGCGGTCAACATAATAACATAGCTACCCCGTCAGTGGTCAGCAAAAATGATCCTGAACCTTCATGGCTGGCCCAGAAATTAGGATCTAGGGAGACTTTGGGGCATCTTCACTACCATCTAGGCATTCTGCTCGACTTCTTGGATTTAACGCTCGATGATCTCAGACTCAGCGCTCTCACTGACCCAGATCGAATTTCGCTTGCGGGCGCTCTTGCCTGCAGATTTATACGCATCGGTGTGGATTGATCCATCCCCCAGCAACTTAATGCGGGTATTTGAGCATCTGCGTACCCTGCAGCACATTTTGCATGACTACACCCCCCGCCAAGTATCTGAACTGCTGCCCCAGCCGGGCATCATCCGCCATAGCTGGCACCAGGGAACCCTCTTGTTTACCGACTTGGCAGGCTTCACCACCCTCATGGAAGCCAATGTAGCCCAGGGGCGGCAGGGTGCCGTGACCCTCCTGCAGGTACTCAATCAATATTTTTCTGAGATGCTGGAACTGGTCAGCAAGTCCGGGGGCGAGGTCTTAGAATTTACCGGCGATGCCATGCTGGTGCAGTTTTTAAGCGATCGCCACCAAGTCGACACCGAGCAGGCCGTGCGGGCGGGTCTGCGCATGCAGCGGGCGATGGATCACTTTAAGCATATTCAGACCGACCAAGGATGTTTTTCCTTAGGCATGCGGGTGGGCATCCACACCGGTCAATTCCTTACCGCTGATATTGGCACGCCGATGCGGGTCGCCCATGTGCTGCTGGGCAATACGGTGCAGCAGGCTAAGCAGGCCGAGAGTGCTGGTCAGGTAGGGCGTGTATGTTTGACCAAGGAAGCGATCGCCCGCCTAGAGGATGCGTTTCACATTGATTCTCCCCATCACCATGGCTATAGCCTCGTGCGCGACGACCTCAGCCAAACCGAGCTAGGCGACTATGAAATTTCTCTGAATCGGCGACGATTATCGAGTTCGGTCTTGTTCGATCGCAGCCCGGAAGGCATCCTCGCGGAAATTCGAGACACGCTGGATCGGGTCGATCGCCTTTCTAGCTATATCCCCACGCCCATCCTCCATCTGCTCGTCGAAAGCGCCGCCCAGCGCCGAATTGCGCCCAGATTTGCCGACGCTGTGGTGATGTTCGTCAACCTAGGCGGCTTGCCAGAAGCTGTGGATACCGCCTCTCCAGAGGAGGTAGCCGCCATCAGCACAGCCTTTTCTACCGTATTTTCTATGATTGATGCAGCGGTGCGATCGCGGGGCGGCATTCTCCAGAAAGTCACCTATCACCTGGTGGGGTCTGATATTCTCATCTACTTTGGGGTGCTCAACTCCCGCACCCAAGACATGATTCACGCCGCCGACACGGCCCTGACGATTCGCGACCAAATTATTCCCAGCCTCACTAGACCCATGGTGCAGGGACAGCCCGTTGATCTTGATCTGCACATTGGTATCGCCCACGGCCCCGTCTTTGCGGCTGAAATTGGCGAACCTCGGGGCCGTCGAGAATTCAACATCCTCGGCGATGCGGTCAACACGGCTTCTCGGCTCACCAGCCAGGCCCAATCCGGTCAAATCCTCATCGGGCGGCACATCTACCATGCCCTTAAAGACAGCTATCATTGCAAATCCTTAGGGGATGTCACCCTGAAGGGCAAATCACAGCCTACTCCTCTGTTTAGTCTGCTCCAGCAGCACGATAGCTAAACGTTACGATGGTGAGAACGATAGTGAGACTGCCCTTCACCGCCCACCATGAACGCCTACGATCGCATCTACGCCATTGTTCGCCAAATTCCACCCGGACAGGTGGCCACCTACGGACAAGTTGCCGAACTCGCCAACTATCCCCGCCAGGCAAGGCTGGTGGGCTATGCGCTCTACCGAGTGGCGATCGCCTCTGATATTCCCTGGCATCGAGTGATCAACGCCAAGGGCGCGGTGTCGGAATCGCCCTTTCGCCAAGGTAGTGACCAACGGCAGCGATCGCTCTTGGAGCAGGAAGGCGTTGAATTTAGCAAGGCGGGAATCATCAATCTCCGCCGCTACCGCTGGCAGCCTGAGTCTGGAGATTTGCAGCCTGTAGATTTGAATTGCGACGAGCAGGGGGAACAGTCTGCGTCATAATAATTAAGAAATGCAACGCCCCTGGGTTTCGTTCGTCTTCACCGATTCGCGTCTCCACGCTAGAGGATAGGCGATTCCAAGCTAAGGGCGTTGAGCAGGCGATCGATAACACAGGCACCATGGGTAAACAGCGCGTACTATCAGGCATTCAGCCCACCGGCAATCCCCACTTGGGGAACTACCTGGGCGCAATTCGTAACTGGGTTGAACAGCAGCATAGCTTCGAGAACTTTTTCTGCGTGGTGGATCTGCACGCGATTACTGCCCCCCACGACCCCAAAACCCTAGCTCAAGACACCCGCACCATTGCTGCCCTCTACCTCGCCTGTGGCATTGATCTAGAAACCTCCAGCATTTTCGTCCAATCCCACGTGCCGGCCCATAGTGAACTGGCTTGGCTGCTGAGCTGCATCACCCCCCTCACTTGGCTGGATGACATGGTGCAGTTTAAGGAAAAGGCCATTCGGCAAGGCGAGAATGTGGGGGCAGGTTTGCTCATGTATCCCGTCCTGATGGCAGCGGATATTTTGCTCTACGATGCCGACAAGGTGCCCGTGGGCGAAGACCAAAAGCAGCATTTAGAACTCACCCGCGACATCGCCGCCCGCATGAACTACCAATTTGGCAGCGAAGAAGCGCCGGTGCTGAAAATTCCCGAGCCGCTGATCCGCAAGGAAGGCGCAAGGGTGATGAGCCTCACCGACGGCACCCGCAAAATGTCGAAGTCGGATCCCTCTGACCTCAGTCGCATTAACCTGCTGGACTCCCCCGAAGAGATCCAGAAAAAGGTGAAAAAGTGCAAAACCGATCCGGTGCGCGGTCTAGAGTTTGACAACCCTGATCGCCCCGAGTGCCACAACCTGCTAACGCTCTATATGCTGCTCTCCGGGCAAACCAAGGAAGCCGTGGCCGCCGAATGTCGCGACATGGGCTGGGGGCAGTTCAAACCCCTGTTGACCGAGACAGCGATCGCTGCCCTAAAACCCATCCAAGATCGCTATGCTGAGATCATGGACGACCCCAGCTACCTCGACTCCGTTTTAGCCCAAGGGCGAGACCAGGCCATCGCCATCGCCAACGTCACCCTCAACCGCGTGCGCGATGCTATGGGCTACGCTCCATCTCCTCCGTTGGGATCATGACCTCACCGCCATCCACCGATATCTTAGACCTGTTGCGAGACGACTACCGTCGCTTTCCCCACGACCAGACCTACTCGATCTACGCCGACGATGTGCGGTTCAAAGACCCGATGAACGAATTTCGCGGGTGCGATCGCTATCGGCAGATGATTGGCTTCATCCAAACCTGGTTTCGGGAACCCCAGCTCGATCTGCATCAGATCAACCAAGAGGGCGATCGCATTCGTACCGACTGGACGCTGAGCTGGACAACCCCGCTACCCTGGCAACCCCGCATTCACATCAACGGTTGGAGCGAGCTCCATCTAAATGCCGAAGGCAAAATTTCTGCCCACATCGACTACTGGCACTGCTCGCGGCTGGATGTCTTGGCCCAGCACCTGCCTTGGGCGATCGCTCAAAAAAAACGATAGAGTAGGAATACGTCAACAAATGTAAACGTTTCTCATCCTCAGGAAAGGTTCGGAACTCCATGCGCGTAATTTTGATGACCGGTAAAGGCGGCGTTGGCAAAACCTCGGTTGCGGCTGCCACCGGCCTCCGCTGTGCAGAACTCGGGTACAAAACCCTAGTCTTGAGCACCGATCCCGCCCATTCCCTAGCCGACAGCTTTGACCTAGAGCTATCCCACGATCCCACCCTGGTGCGTCCCAATCTCTGGGGAGCGGAACTGGATGCGCTGATGGAGCTAGAGGGTAACTGGGGAGCCGTGAAGCGCTATATTACCCAAGTCCTGCAGGCACGAGGGCTAGAAGGGGTTGAAGCCGAGGAGTTGGCTATCTTACCCGGCATGGATGAAATTTTTAGCCTCGTGCGCATGAAGCGCCACTATGACGAAGGCGAGTTTGATGTGTTGATTATCGACTCAGCCCCCACCGGCACCGCCCTACGGCTCCTGAGCCTACCGGAAGTCGCTGGTTGGTATATGCGCCGCTTTTACAAACCGCTCCAGGCCGTCTCCGTGGCCCTACGTCCCTTGGTGGAGCCGTTCTTTCGCCCCATCGCTGGCTTCTCCTTACCTAACCAAGAAGTCATGGACGCGCCCTACGAGTTTTATGAACAAATTGAAGCCCTGGAAAAGGTGTTGACCGACAATACCAAAACCTCGGTGCGCTTGGTGACCAATCCCGAAAAAATGGTGATCAAGGAATCTCTGCGCGCCCATGCCTACCTAAGTCTCTATAACGTCGCCACCGATATGGTGGTAGCCAACCGGATCATTCCCGATGAAGTCACCGATCCCTTTTTCAAACGGTGGAAAGAGAATCAAGAGCAGTATCGCCGCGAGATTCACGACAACTTCCATCCCCTGCCGGTCAAGGAAGTACCGCTCTATTCCGAAGAAATGTGTGGTCTAGAAGCCCTCGATCGCCTCAAAGAAACGATCTACGGCTCCGAGGATCCCACCCAGGTCTATTACAAAGAAACTACGCTTCGGGTGGTACAAGAGGAGAATCAATACAGCCTCGAAGTGTATTTACCCGGTATCCCCAAAGATAAGGTAGACCTGAGCAAAACCGGCGATGAGCTAAATATTCGCATCGGCAACCATCGCCGTAATCTTGTACTACCTCAGGCCCTAGCTGCCCTGAAGCCCTCTGGAGCCAAGATGGAAGACGATTATCTCAAGATTCGGTTTAGCTCTTGAGACGTGGTCAGATGAGCGAGGGTTTGTTCGATATCCTCAAAGGACGGACGGTAGGCAGGCTTGGGGTTGACGCAAGCCTGCTGTAGGCGATGCAGATCGTCAATACACTCTTCGTAGGCAGATAACGCATCAAGGGTGCATCGGGTTAACAAATCCTCCAGCAAACAGCCAAAGGCTCGCACCTCTAGATGTTCGAGAGCATCACCAAAAACTCCATCTGCTGGATCATAAAAGGAGGCCGCGCCAAAATCGCTCAGCAAACTCTCTCCCTGCTCATTAACCAAGGTATTGTGGGGATAGAGATCGCCATGGAGAATGCCCCTAGCATGGAGCCGCGCCGCCGCCGAAGCAACTCCCTGCACCGTCGCCAGAATCGCTGGTAGGGAAAATGTTTGCTCCGCAGGATAGGTATCACGGGTGCAGGTGTCTAGATTAGGCGGACCCGCCAGCACGCCGTAGCCGGGGGGAATCAGGTCAAAAACTAAGCCATTTTTTTGATGGGGATGGTTCACCAACCGCCCCAGCAGCTTCACCAAGTGAGGATGATTGCCCGCCGCGATGCAGGCCTGCATTTCATCCACCGGATAGCCATCGCTGGTGATCTCACCCTTAAAAACTTTCACCGCCACCCTCTGGGGTGGATCGCAATGCCAGGTCGCTTGGGAGATGACGCCCGATGCCCCCTGCCCCAGCACCTTGCCCACGGTTAGATCAGCCCAGTCAATCGCGGGGAGCGATCGCTCTTCCCTTGACCCAGACGCACAGAAGGGATTGCCCGCATAGGCTAGCCAGGACAGTTTCGGCAAATGCAGCAGCCAGTCGGGCAGGGCATCGAGTTGATTGGCCGCCAAGCGGATCAGCTCTAGGTTGTGACAATGGGCCAGTTCTGGAGGGAGCGATCGCAGTTGGTTGCCCGCCAGCATTAGTTTCTGTAGGTGCTGACATTGACCGATCTCTGCAGGCACCTGGGTGATGTAATTATCGGTGAGAATCAACCAGCGTAGCCGAGGGGATAGTACCGCCGCTGGCAAGGTATGAATTTGGTTGGATTTGAAGCCCAAGATCGTTAGAGACGGACAGCGGGCGACTACTTCCGGCACCGTCTCAAAATTGTTCTTAAAGCAAAATAATGCTTTGAGACGGGTAAACTGACTGAGCTCATCGGGGAGCGATCGCAGTTGGTTGTTCGATAGATCAAGAACTTCTAAGGTATCTTTCAGTTGCAGTAGCTCTGGGGGAAATTCCGTCAAGCTGGCAGATATATTAATCCGCGTTGCCCCAGCTAGTTGACCCGATCGCAGTGCAGTTAATGTATCCATAGGCTACCTTTCCTCAAGGGTCATGCAAGAGCAGACTTGATATCGAGTTTCACGTTTTTCACGTTCCCCTAAGTGAGGGCATCGTCGAGGCGTTGCAG encodes:
- a CDS encoding DUF2358 domain-containing protein, with product MTSPPSTDILDLLRDDYRRFPHDQTYSIYADDVRFKDPMNEFRGCDRYRQMIGFIQTWFREPQLDLHQINQEGDRIRTDWTLSWTTPLPWQPRIHINGWSELHLNAEGKISAHIDYWHCSRLDVLAQHLPWAIAQKKR
- a CDS encoding MFS transporter; protein product: MVQHPSPPLADRLPFRTKLAYGAGDLGTAITANVLIFFLLFFFTEVAGLPPGLAAWVLTIGKISDAINDPIIGVMSDRTQSRLGRRYPWMLAGAIPFGVFFFLLWIVPQFSTDPATNQWLLFAYYVTIGILFHLAYTTVNLPYTALTPELTQDYNERTNLNSFRFAFSIGGSILSVLLVIAISAVTPDDLQYRYLIIGGVCAVIAVLPIFWCFFGTKERGLRSLSNATTAMPTTPFFDQVKIAFSNRPFLFVIGIYLCSWLAVQVTASILKFFVVSCLFMSDQVSNVVILAVQGTALIMLFVWSAVSERIGKQAVYFIGMSLWLIAQVGLFFLQPGQMGLMYGLAIMAGFGVSTAYLIPWSLLPDVIELDELNTGQRREGIFYAFMVLLQKIGLAAGLWVVGQALEWSGYIGGAPEQSETAQWAIRMAIAPLPALCLLGGIVLTYFYPITREVHAALLLQLAERRKTKEE
- a CDS encoding TRC40/GET3/ArsA family transport-energizing ATPase → MRVILMTGKGGVGKTSVAAATGLRCAELGYKTLVLSTDPAHSLADSFDLELSHDPTLVRPNLWGAELDALMELEGNWGAVKRYITQVLQARGLEGVEAEELAILPGMDEIFSLVRMKRHYDEGEFDVLIIDSAPTGTALRLLSLPEVAGWYMRRFYKPLQAVSVALRPLVEPFFRPIAGFSLPNQEVMDAPYEFYEQIEALEKVLTDNTKTSVRLVTNPEKMVIKESLRAHAYLSLYNVATDMVVANRIIPDEVTDPFFKRWKENQEQYRREIHDNFHPLPVKEVPLYSEEMCGLEALDRLKETIYGSEDPTQVYYKETTLRVVQEENQYSLEVYLPGIPKDKVDLSKTGDELNIRIGNHRRNLVLPQALAALKPSGAKMEDDYLKIRFSS
- a CDS encoding adenylate/guanylate cyclase domain-containing protein is translated as MISDSALSLTQIEFRLRALLPADLYASVWIDPSPSNLMRVFEHLRTLQHILHDYTPRQVSELLPQPGIIRHSWHQGTLLFTDLAGFTTLMEANVAQGRQGAVTLLQVLNQYFSEMLELVSKSGGEVLEFTGDAMLVQFLSDRHQVDTEQAVRAGLRMQRAMDHFKHIQTDQGCFSLGMRVGIHTGQFLTADIGTPMRVAHVLLGNTVQQAKQAESAGQVGRVCLTKEAIARLEDAFHIDSPHHHGYSLVRDDLSQTELGDYEISLNRRRLSSSVLFDRSPEGILAEIRDTLDRVDRLSSYIPTPILHLLVESAAQRRIAPRFADAVVMFVNLGGLPEAVDTASPEEVAAISTAFSTVFSMIDAAVRSRGGILQKVTYHLVGSDILIYFGVLNSRTQDMIHAADTALTIRDQIIPSLTRPMVQGQPVDLDLHIGIAHGPVFAAEIGEPRGRREFNILGDAVNTASRLTSQAQSGQILIGRHIYHALKDSYHCKSLGDVTLKGKSQPTPLFSLLQQHDS
- the trpS gene encoding tryptophan--tRNA ligase; this encodes MGKQRVLSGIQPTGNPHLGNYLGAIRNWVEQQHSFENFFCVVDLHAITAPHDPKTLAQDTRTIAALYLACGIDLETSSIFVQSHVPAHSELAWLLSCITPLTWLDDMVQFKEKAIRQGENVGAGLLMYPVLMAADILLYDADKVPVGEDQKQHLELTRDIAARMNYQFGSEEAPVLKIPEPLIRKEGARVMSLTDGTRKMSKSDPSDLSRINLLDSPEEIQKKVKKCKTDPVRGLEFDNPDRPECHNLLTLYMLLSGQTKEAVAAECRDMGWGQFKPLLTETAIAALKPIQDRYAEIMDDPSYLDSVLAQGRDQAIAIANVTLNRVRDAMGYAPSPPLGS
- a CDS encoding leucine-rich repeat-containing protein kinase family protein codes for the protein MDTLTALRSGQLAGATRINISASLTEFPPELLQLKDTLEVLDLSNNQLRSLPDELSQFTRLKALFCFKNNFETVPEVVARCPSLTILGFKSNQIHTLPAAVLSPRLRWLILTDNYITQVPAEIGQCQHLQKLMLAGNQLRSLPPELAHCHNLELIRLAANQLDALPDWLLHLPKLSWLAYAGNPFCASGSREERSLPAIDWADLTVGKVLGQGASGVISQATWHCDPPQRVAVKVFKGEITSDGYPVDEMQACIAAGNHPHLVKLLGRLVNHPHQKNGLVFDLIPPGYGVLAGPPNLDTCTRDTYPAEQTFSLPAILATVQGVASAAARLHARGILHGDLYPHNTLVNEQGESLLSDFGAASFYDPADGVFGDALEHLEVRAFGCLLEDLLTRCTLDALSAYEECIDDLHRLQQACVNPKPAYRPSFEDIEQTLAHLTTSQELNRILR
- a CDS encoding methylated-DNA--[protein]-cysteine S-methyltransferase, whose product is MNAYDRIYAIVRQIPPGQVATYGQVAELANYPRQARLVGYALYRVAIASDIPWHRVINAKGAVSESPFRQGSDQRQRSLLEQEGVEFSKAGIINLRRYRWQPESGDLQPVDLNCDEQGEQSAS
- a CDS encoding DUF2470 domain-containing protein; this translates as MADLLTTEVSDRICKHMNEDHSEAVKLYAQVFGGVADATAAELLRIDPTGMDLSAQVAEDTVPVRVTFDHTLQDSEDAHQTLIAMVKQARSPRQGG